Proteins encoded in a region of the Paenibacillus sp. E222 genome:
- a CDS encoding DNA polymerase IV, producing the protein MPRKDGRVIMLADCQSFYASVEKSAHPEYRDRPLVVAGDPARRSGIILAACPLAKSYGITTAERLGEALAKCPDVVVIRPRMAEYIRVSLHITRILQSYTDLVEPYSIDEQFLDVTGSLDLFGSPETIARSIQDRVMEETGVYIRVGISDTKVVSKMACDLYAKKVPGGIYTLPRKDMQKTLWNKPVRDMFMVGSRMGQHLYKMGIHTIGDLAQTPLSRLRERWGVNGEVLWRIARGIDDSPVKPGTYAHQQQGIGHQMTLPRDYESWADIKVVLLELAELVSRRSRDKSLMGNVVSVGCRGQDYDRPTGFSRQMKVNEPTNITDEVYDAAAALFLRHWDGLPIRRISVSLTGLVPDSEVQLSWFDDRERKRELERATDDIKRKFGETAIMRASSLCSSAQAQDRSHKIGGHYK; encoded by the coding sequence ATGCCCCGCAAAGACGGACGTGTCATTATGCTGGCCGATTGCCAGTCATTTTATGCCAGTGTGGAGAAGTCTGCACATCCTGAATACAGAGACCGTCCGCTTGTTGTTGCGGGAGATCCTGCACGCCGTTCAGGCATTATTCTGGCCGCCTGCCCACTCGCCAAGTCCTATGGAATTACTACTGCAGAACGACTGGGTGAAGCTCTTGCCAAATGTCCTGATGTGGTCGTCATTCGTCCCCGGATGGCCGAATATATTCGTGTTTCCCTACACATTACCCGTATCCTTCAGTCCTATACCGATCTGGTTGAACCATATAGCATTGACGAACAGTTTCTGGATGTCACCGGAAGTTTGGATCTGTTCGGCAGTCCCGAAACGATTGCCCGCAGCATTCAGGACAGGGTCATGGAAGAGACTGGCGTCTATATCCGCGTTGGCATCAGCGACACCAAGGTAGTCAGCAAAATGGCCTGTGACCTGTATGCCAAAAAAGTCCCAGGAGGCATCTACACACTGCCCCGCAAGGACATGCAGAAAACGTTGTGGAATAAACCTGTTCGAGACATGTTTATGGTCGGTTCCCGGATGGGGCAGCATCTTTATAAGATGGGGATTCATACGATCGGTGATCTGGCGCAGACTCCATTGTCTCGACTGAGAGAGCGTTGGGGTGTCAATGGTGAGGTACTGTGGCGTATTGCCCGCGGAATCGATGATTCTCCGGTAAAACCCGGGACATATGCTCACCAGCAGCAGGGCATTGGACATCAGATGACATTGCCTCGGGACTATGAATCGTGGGCAGACATCAAGGTGGTGCTGCTCGAACTGGCAGAGCTGGTCAGCCGGCGTTCCCGGGACAAATCCCTCATGGGTAATGTCGTCTCTGTAGGATGTCGGGGGCAGGATTACGATCGTCCAACCGGCTTCTCCCGCCAGATGAAGGTGAATGAACCTACCAACATCACCGATGAAGTATACGATGCAGCGGCAGCTCTGTTTCTGCGCCATTGGGACGGATTACCCATTCGCCGCATCAGCGTGTCATTGACCGGACTCGTGCCCGATTCCGAAGTACAGCTGTCCTGGTTCGATGACCGTGAACGCAAAAGAGAACTGGAACGTGCCACCGATGACATCAAGCGCAAGTTCGGAGAAACCGCGATCATGCGGGCCTCCTCGCTCTGCTCGTCCGCACAGGCACAGGACCGTTCTCATAAAATTGGAGGTCACTATAAATGA
- a CDS encoding YolD-like family protein yields MSKKLQQNGIFESSRMMLPEHREAYIIHQEQLAPRSRPSLDAQAAEEMSRLLSNSMLLGDAVTITLFHEHDDIRFTGQVLRLDSPARTLRLLTETGTRDIQMNLITDVVLANE; encoded by the coding sequence ATGAGTAAAAAATTACAGCAAAACGGGATTTTTGAGTCGTCGCGCATGATGCTTCCCGAACACCGGGAAGCCTACATCATTCATCAGGAGCAACTCGCTCCCCGTAGCCGTCCATCCCTGGATGCCCAGGCAGCGGAAGAAATGTCCCGTTTACTTAGCAACTCCATGCTGCTTGGGGACGCAGTCACCATCACCCTGTTCCATGAACATGATGATATCCGTTTTACCGGACAGGTGCTTCGACTGGACTCCCCTGCCCGCACTCTCAGACTGTTAACGGAGACCGGGACCCGGGACATTCAGATGAATCTGATTACGGATGTGGTGCTCGCAAATGAATGA
- the glsA gene encoding glutaminase A, protein MSNAAMERLNQLLPEWLETSRLHTGQGKVASYIPELFKASQDELGIHIMNAEGNHVSAGDCGVPFTMQSISKVFTLILALMDHGEEAVFFNVGKEPTGDDYDSMIKLELVEPGIPFNPLINAGAITVSSLIAGDCKEEKSRRILEFFRKLANNDRLGYNEAVYRSESETGHLNRSLGYFLKHNGVLKDDVEDVLAVYFRHCSIEVTCADLARMALVLAYDGTDPITGNELIPRRYVQIAKTFMTTCGMYNASGEFAIQVGLPAKSGVSGGILTLVPGQFGIGLVGPALNRKGNSIAGVHLLERLSNEFDWSLF, encoded by the coding sequence ATGAGCAATGCTGCAATGGAGCGTCTGAACCAGTTGCTGCCGGAATGGCTGGAGACCAGCCGTCTGCACACTGGACAGGGGAAAGTGGCTTCTTATATTCCCGAATTGTTCAAGGCCTCACAGGACGAACTGGGTATACATATCATGAACGCCGAAGGCAATCATGTATCAGCCGGAGATTGTGGTGTCCCGTTTACGATGCAAAGTATCTCCAAGGTATTTACACTTATTCTGGCCCTGATGGATCATGGGGAGGAAGCGGTCTTCTTTAATGTAGGAAAAGAACCTACTGGGGATGATTATGATTCCATGATCAAGCTCGAACTGGTCGAACCGGGTATTCCGTTTAATCCATTGATCAATGCGGGTGCGATTACGGTATCGTCCCTGATTGCCGGGGATTGCAAAGAGGAGAAGTCACGGCGCATTTTGGAATTTTTCCGCAAGCTGGCCAATAATGATCGGCTGGGCTATAACGAGGCGGTGTATCGGTCCGAATCGGAGACAGGCCATCTGAACCGCTCGCTTGGTTATTTTCTGAAGCACAATGGTGTGCTCAAGGATGATGTCGAAGATGTGCTTGCCGTCTATTTCCGCCATTGCTCCATCGAGGTGACTTGTGCGGACCTGGCCCGTATGGCACTGGTGCTTGCTTATGACGGGACAGATCCGATCACCGGGAATGAGCTTATTCCTCGTCGTTATGTGCAGATCGCCAAAACGTTCATGACTACCTGCGGTATGTATAATGCATCAGGCGAATTTGCGATTCAGGTCGGGTTGCCTGCCAAGAGTGGAGTGTCGGGTGGAATTCTGACTCTGGTTCCAGGCCAGTTTGGCATCGGGCTTGTAGGTCCGGCTCTGAATCGGAAAGGAAACAGCATTGCAGGCGTGCATCTGCTTGAGCGTCTTTCCAATGAATTTGACTGGAGTTTGTTCTAA
- a CDS encoding LytTR family DNA-binding domain-containing protein, with protein MRALIVEDEIPASEELNYLIQEHSQIEVVDCLEDGLDVLKFLQEQEVDVIFLDINIPSLDGMMLAHHIGKFASKPYIVFTTAYKEHAAEAFELEAFDYILKPYDEKRIAAMLQKLETAFKRDHEQEERERGSDDGQAHNTAQANDEWSASHMQARESNTQTERRINLLRNDNIIVTDTADIYYAEAQEKVTKVYTKNGEFTMPVSISDFHGRLPQETFFRCHRSYVVNLSQIREIVPWFNNTYLLRLRDLEAEVPVSRGKVKEFRQLMRI; from the coding sequence ATGAGAGCCCTTATTGTTGAAGATGAAATTCCGGCAAGTGAGGAACTGAATTACTTGATACAGGAACATAGCCAGATTGAAGTGGTAGATTGTCTGGAAGATGGACTGGATGTGCTGAAGTTTTTGCAGGAGCAGGAAGTCGACGTTATTTTTCTCGATATTAATATCCCTTCGCTGGATGGCATGATGCTGGCACATCATATTGGGAAGTTTGCGAGCAAGCCCTATATCGTATTTACAACGGCGTACAAGGAACATGCGGCTGAAGCGTTTGAGCTGGAGGCGTTTGACTATATTCTGAAGCCCTATGATGAGAAACGAATTGCCGCGATGCTGCAAAAACTCGAAACGGCATTCAAACGGGATCATGAGCAGGAGGAACGTGAACGTGGCAGCGACGATGGACAGGCTCACAATACGGCTCAAGCCAACGATGAATGGTCTGCATCACATATGCAGGCGCGGGAATCCAATACCCAGACGGAACGACGCATTAACCTGCTGCGCAATGACAATATTATTGTGACAGATACCGCCGATATTTATTATGCAGAAGCACAAGAAAAAGTAACGAAGGTGTATACCAAAAACGGTGAGTTTACGATGCCGGTCAGTATTTCGGATTTTCACGGCCGATTGCCGCAGGAAACCTTTTTCCGCTGCCATCGCTCTTACGTGGTGAATTTGTCTCAAATTCGTGAAATTGTGCCTTGGTTTAACAATACGTACCTGCTTCGTTTGCGTGATCTGGAGGCTGAAGTGCCCGTTAGCCGGGGCAAAGTCAAAGAATTCAGGCAGCTCATGCGCATCTAG
- a CDS encoding OFA family MFS transporter encodes MKAAISSAPNSASTTIKMNRWLIVLGTIIVQMGLGTIYTWSLFNQPLSDRFGWDVSSVAITFSITSFALAFATLFAGRLQERWGLRRLIRVAGVVLGLGLVLSSQVSSLTLLYILAGFVVGFADGTAYITSLSNLIKWFPERKGLISGISVGAFGTGSLLFKYVNSALIGAVGPAQAFMYWGIIVLVLIVGGSFLIREAVVREQAPAASSTDGGKQQVTRHDYTVKEMLRTKEAYMLFVIFFTACMSGLYLIGIVKDIGVQLAGLNVATAANAVAMVAIFNTAGRIILGALSDKVGRMKVIAGALLVTAVAVMTLSLVPLSFGIFFACVAAIAFCFGGNITVFPAIVADYFGLKNQSKNYGVIYQGFGLGALAGSFISALLGGFHLTFIVIAVLCAISLLLALIITPPGQGRRTRQREQQMNLNPSSRAS; translated from the coding sequence ATGAAAGCAGCTATTTCATCCGCACCTAATTCAGCATCTACAACTATAAAAATGAACCGCTGGCTTATTGTACTGGGAACTATTATTGTACAAATGGGTCTCGGAACCATCTACACCTGGAGTTTATTTAATCAACCGTTGTCTGATCGTTTCGGATGGGACGTCAGCTCGGTCGCGATAACTTTTTCGATTACCAGCTTTGCTTTGGCATTTGCCACACTATTTGCAGGCCGACTGCAAGAACGATGGGGACTTCGTCGTCTGATTCGGGTAGCGGGTGTGGTGCTTGGTCTGGGACTCGTGCTCAGTTCTCAAGTGAGTTCGTTGACACTGCTCTATATTCTGGCCGGATTTGTGGTTGGATTCGCGGATGGTACGGCGTACATCACTTCCTTGTCCAACCTGATCAAATGGTTCCCTGAGCGAAAAGGTCTGATCTCAGGTATTTCGGTCGGGGCCTTTGGTACGGGCAGTCTGTTGTTCAAATATGTGAACTCGGCATTAATCGGTGCTGTTGGTCCTGCTCAAGCTTTTATGTACTGGGGCATTATTGTATTGGTATTGATTGTAGGCGGCTCGTTCCTGATCCGTGAAGCGGTTGTTCGTGAACAAGCTCCGGCAGCAAGCAGCACAGACGGTGGGAAGCAACAAGTAACACGTCATGATTATACGGTCAAAGAAATGCTGCGTACAAAAGAAGCTTATATGCTGTTCGTTATTTTCTTCACGGCATGTATGAGTGGACTGTATCTGATCGGTATTGTGAAAGACATCGGTGTGCAGTTGGCAGGTCTTAATGTGGCTACAGCTGCCAATGCGGTAGCGATGGTTGCCATCTTTAACACCGCTGGACGTATCATTCTGGGCGCGCTGTCGGATAAAGTAGGACGGATGAAAGTTATTGCCGGAGCACTGCTGGTTACGGCTGTTGCCGTAATGACGCTGAGTCTGGTACCGCTGAGCTTTGGCATCTTCTTCGCCTGTGTGGCCGCTATCGCATTCTGCTTTGGTGGCAATATCACGGTTTTCCCGGCGATTGTAGCAGATTACTTTGGACTGAAAAATCAGAGCAAAAACTACGGCGTGATCTATCAGGGATTTGGATTGGGTGCCTTGGCTGGATCGTTTATCAGCGCCCTGCTGGGTGGATTCCATCTTACCTTTATTGTGATCGCTGTACTGTGTGCCATCTCGCTCTTGCTGGCGTTGATTATTACGCCTCCGGGTCAAGGACGTCGTACACGTCAACGTGAACAGCAGATGAATCTTAACCCTTCATCCCGGGCAAGCTGA
- a CDS encoding GNAT family N-acetyltransferase codes for MNFLKYAPSDFADYYALVSNIEVMQQITERALPEHEATAEFESMLNYNLGNNCGYYRISGEDGVGMAYAKLIPDEADPSRAEMGYMILPEYWGKGHGTSIAARLIIQAQAAGIGVLYAVIDPSNAASRRILLRQNFVSTWVGDYHGLPGEILELNLQVKR; via the coding sequence ATGAATTTCTTGAAATATGCACCATCTGATTTTGCTGATTATTATGCTCTTGTGTCCAATATTGAAGTCATGCAGCAGATTACCGAACGGGCTCTGCCTGAGCATGAAGCTACGGCGGAATTTGAATCCATGCTGAATTATAATCTCGGCAACAATTGTGGCTATTATCGAATATCTGGTGAAGATGGGGTAGGCATGGCCTACGCCAAACTGATCCCGGATGAAGCCGATCCGTCCCGGGCGGAAATGGGTTACATGATTCTGCCGGAGTATTGGGGGAAAGGACACGGGACTTCCATCGCAGCTCGGCTGATTATTCAGGCACAGGCGGCGGGAATTGGTGTACTCTATGCGGTTATCGATCCATCCAATGCGGCATCACGTCGAATATTGCTCAGACAGAACTTTGTATCCACATGGGTTGGGGATTATCATGGGTTACCTGGCGAGATTCTGGAGCTGAATCTTCAGGTGAAGCGGTAA